Proteins from a genomic interval of Quercus lobata isolate SW786 chromosome 11, ValleyOak3.0 Primary Assembly, whole genome shotgun sequence:
- the LOC115966528 gene encoding nucleolin-like: MAKSASTFKKRRTQKQNQNGMEFSESEMDVAEQLIQLSEDSSDDQDVESEMDAAVQLIQLSGDSSGEQEDTNNNSVEEEKEEEEGKAAEQGNKCDTVDVSSTNGELVFLNDKSVAEEEEEEDQILWQRKRRFRCIYDLYNSTNPITLVKASQE; this comes from the coding sequence ATGGCGAAATCAGCATCAACATTCAAAAAGAGAAGAACCCAGAAGCAGAATCAGAATGGCATGGAATTTTCAGAGTCGGAGATGGACGTGGCTGAGCAGCTAATACAACTGAGCGAAGACTCAAGCGATGACCAAGACGTAGAGTCGGAGATGGACGCGGCTGTGCAGCTAATACAATTGAGCGGAGACTCAAGCGGTGAACAAGAGGATACCAACAACAATAGcgtggaagaagaaaaagaagaagaagaagggaaagcAGCAGAACAAGGCAACAAATGCGATACAGTTGATGTATCTTCTACCAATGGAGAATTAGTCTTTCTCAACGATAAAAGCGtggcagaagaagaagaagaagaagatcagaTTTTATGGCAAAGGAAAAGGAGGTTTCGATGTATATATGATTTGTACAACTCCACCAACCCTATCACTCTTGTTAAAGCCAGCCAAGAGTAG